The following are encoded together in the Spirochaetales bacterium genome:
- a CDS encoding PilZ domain-containing protein: MKERREFPRVDVNVNVNVNKQVRAKVKNISKGGICITTREPLNKGRLLTLSLTLPDGSQIIIKGKVMWSLQIISDFFENGIDFMEANKLQYETINRLTN; this comes from the coding sequence GTGAAAGAAAGAAGAGAGTTTCCCCGCGTCGATGTGAATGTGAATGTCAATGTCAACAAACAGGTGAGGGCAAAAGTGAAAAATATAAGCAAAGGCGGTATTTGTATCACTACAAGGGAACCGTTGAATAAAGGAAGACTGCTCACCCTGAGTCTGACGTTGCCGGACGGAAGTCAGATAATAATAAAGGGAAAGGTCATGTGGAGTCTTCAGATTATTTCCGATTTTTTCGAAAACGGGATCGATTTTATGGAAGCGAATAAACTTCAGTACGAGACGATCAACAGGCTGACAAACTGA
- a CDS encoding DUF2784 family protein, giving the protein MLVYKALDIFFFVFHAIFTGFCTFGWIWKKTRKLNFILLFLTGISWLLVGPLCGYGIGYCPFTDWHWQAKIKLGYTDFPRSYVKFFFDSLTGLDLNAFAVDAAVAFLFAAAFMLSLILNIRDIVRTRRH; this is encoded by the coding sequence ATGCTCGTTTACAAGGCGCTCGATATTTTCTTTTTTGTATTTCATGCGATATTTACCGGTTTTTGTACCTTCGGCTGGATATGGAAAAAAACCAGGAAACTGAATTTTATCCTGCTTTTTCTTACAGGCATTTCGTGGCTCCTGGTCGGCCCGCTGTGCGGGTACGGTATAGGATATTGCCCTTTCACCGACTGGCACTGGCAGGCAAAGATAAAACTGGGGTATACCGATTTTCCCCGTTCGTATGTAAAATTCTTTTTTGATTCGTTGACAGGACTGGATTTGAACGCCTTTGCCGTTGATGCGGCGGTTGCCTTTTTATTTGCCGCGGCTTTCATGCTTTCTCTGATACTCAATATCAGGGATATCGTCCGCACCCGGAGGCATTAA